A genomic window from Elaeis guineensis isolate ETL-2024a chromosome 3, EG11, whole genome shotgun sequence includes:
- the LOC140856519 gene encoding probable pectinesterase/pectinesterase inhibitor 12, which produces MHPLFSSPSMASPPLRLLSYLTSLLIFSFLLTATTSSSSNTSSSFSLNPNNLHSICQSTPYPISCLESQKLSISISINPSILTFALHSLQSAISAATKLSSLLSSTTPGPNLVESQKGSLQDCRDLHQITLSSLKKSATALTASGGNLADVRAYLSAALTNKATCLEGLAGARGSLKPSLVASWAASYEHVSNSLSLVASSGSPRPGGNRRRLLSSGGGGFPAWVSQRDRRLLQSGDDDDDGGDGDDGGDDSSAVVTVAADGTGNFTTIGEAIAFAPNNSADRTIVMVRAGMYEENVEIPSYKPNIVLIGEGSDVTVIRGSRSVGDEWTTFRSATVAVSGQGFLARDIAFQNIAGPAKGQAVALRINADQAAIYHCIIDGYQDALYVHSFRQFYRECDIYGTIDFIFGNAAVIFQGCNIVAKKPLPWQSNVITAQSRDDPNEDTGISIQNCSILASDELTSSNVSTKTYLGRPWRLHSRAVYIESYLDGLVDPAGWTEWSGDHQGLDTLYYGEYMNSGPGSGTEGRVTWPGYHVMDYDDASNFTVSEFIYGDEWLDSTSFPYDDGI; this is translated from the exons ATgcatcctctcttctcctccccatcTATGGCTTCTCCTCCCCTTCGTCTCCTTTCATATCTAACTTCTCTTCTCATCTTCTCATTCCTTCTCACTGCCACCACCTCCTCCTCTTCCAATACCTCCTCCAGCTTCTCTCTAAACCCCAACAACCTCCACTCCATTTGCCAGTCCACTCCATACCCCATCTCCTGTTTAGAATCCCAGAAGCTCTCCATTTCCATCTCCATCAACCCCTCCATCCTCACCTTCGCCCTCCACTCCCTCCAGTCCGCCATCTCCGCCGCCACTAAgctctcctccctcctctcctccACCACTCCCGGCCCCAACCTCGTCGAGTCCCAGAAAGGCTCCCTCCAGGACTGCCGCGACCTCCACCAGATCACCCTCTCCTCCCTCAAGAAGTCTGCTACCGCCCTCACCGCCAGTGGCGGCAACCTCGCCGACGTACGGGCGTACCTCAGCGCCGCCCTCACCAACAAGGCCACCTGCCTTGAGGGCCTCGCTGGCGCGCGGGGCTCGCTCAAGCCCTCCCTAGTCGCATCCTGGGCTGCCTCCTACGAGCACGTGAGCAACTCCCTCTCCCTGGTCGCCAGTTCGGGATCCCCGAGACCCGGGGGAAACCGCCGGCGGCTGCTCTCCTCCGGCGGCGGGGGGTTCCCTGCGTGGGTCTCTCAGAGGGACCGGAGGCTACTGCAGAGCGGCGACGATGACGACGATGGCGGCGACGGGGACGACGGCGGGGATGACTCTTCGGCGGTGGTGACGGTGGCGGCGGATGGGACGGGGAACTTCACTACGATCGGGGAGGCGATCGCGTTCGCGCCGAACAACAGCGCAGACCGCACGATCGTGATGGTGCGGGCGGGCATGTACGAGGAGAACGTGGAGATCCCTAGTTACAAGCCCAACATCGTGTTGATAGGGGAAGGCAGCGACGTGACGGTGATCAGAGGGAGCAGGAGCGTTGGGGACGAGTGGACCACCTTTCGTTCCGCCACGGTTG CTGTTTCTGGGCAAGGCTTCTTGGCTCGTGACATCGCCTTCCAAAATATCGCTGGGCCAGCAAAGGGGCAAGCCGTGGCCCTCCGAATAAACGCAGACCAGGCTGCCATCTATCATTGCATCATCGATGGCTACCAGGATGCGCTATACGTCCACTCCTTCCGGCAGTTCTATCGGGAATGTGATATCTACGGCACCATCGATTTCATATTTGGTAATGCCGCAGTAATCTTCCAGGGATGCAACATCGTGGCTAAGAAGCCTTTGCCTTGGCAATCCAATGTTATCACGGCCCAATCCAGAGATGATCCTAACGAGGACACTGGCATCTCTATCCAGAATTGCTCAATCCTGGCATCTGATGAGCTCACATCTAGCAATGTTAGCACCAAGACCTACTTGGGGAGGCCTTGGAGGCTCCATTCCAGGGCAGTGTACATCGAGTCGTACCTTGACGGGCTTGTGGATCCAGCAGGGTGGACGGAGTGGTCGGGAGATCACCAGGGGCTGGATACCTTGTACTACGGGGAGTATATGAATAGTGGGCCAGGATCTGGGACCGAAGGTCGGGTCACATGGCCAGGATACCATGTGATGGATTACGATGACGCCTCTAACTTCACAGTGTCGGAGTTCATCTATGGTGACGAGTGGTTGGATTCAACCTCATTTCCATATGACGATGGGATTTGA